The Rhodamnia argentea isolate NSW1041297 chromosome 7, ASM2092103v1, whole genome shotgun sequence genome contains the following window.
ATTGATCATGTAGCCACGATCCGTTCGATAATGTCCTGCTAAATTAGCTATTAACTTGGTTTTGACCGGGGCCGTCAAGGTACATAGAATCTAAAAGTAAAGTCAGTCAATAGCAAATTCAACTCGGTCCTAGGAACCGTGAAGTATCAGAAAATCTCTGTGAACAACAGTGCTTATACACTATTTGCATCCTCGGATTCATTATTTGGGGACATGAAACAGATCGCGGGATTCAGCCCGTTGTCTTGATGGTGAGAAATAGGAATCCATGGCCATTTAGATTTTCCTCACGACGAGTCTCATCCCGTGTTCCGGCGCCAGCACCATCCTGAAAACCGGGGAGTGTTGATATTCGGGAGACAGCAAGAACGAGAACCGCGACAGGATAAGGGCGAGGACGATCTTCATCTCCAGCATCGCGAAAGTCTGTCCCAGGCAGAGTCTGCTTCCATACCCGAACGGCACGTACGCCTGAGGATGCTTGCAAGCCTCAGACACCCCGTCCTTGAACCTCTCCGGCTTGAACTCGAGGGCGTCCGGACCCCAGTTCTCAGGGTCCCGATGCAGTGCGGGGATCGATGTCCAGAGGACAACGCCTTTGGGCACGTCAATCTCTCCCAGCTTGATCCCTGTCATGGTTTCTCTCACCAGTATGATCGCGGGGCCATAGAGGCGCAATGTCTCTTGAATCACCATGGTCAGCTGCATAACAAAATTCACCAGGAGAAATGAACCATATGGGAAGTCATGATAATGCCACGAAGAAAGACTAATCGTCGACCGTTAGGGCGACGGTGTTCAATCTTTAAGATGCAGTAATTTAACATGTGAGAAGTTTTCAAATCGGAAAGTATAGAACTGATATTCTGATTTGTGTTCCTTCAAGGTTCCCAGACTGTAGGCCAAGCCCGCGTGAGGTCCAAAAGCCGAATCATACAACACTTACAACTTTAAGCTTCCGAAGCATCTCGTAGTCTAGGGAACCACGGTGACAAAGCCGATCTCCGCAGAATTCCAAGATCTCAGAGCGGATGCGGTCCTGCCACTCGGGATGCACGGCGAGTAGCATCAAGCTCCAAGAGATGGTCGTAGCGGTTGTCTCGTGACCTGCAAAGTAGATGTTCTTGCAACTGTCAACAACGAAACTATCGCATGCTTTCTCGTTCATTGCGCCGTTGGCATCAGCACTCTCAAGGATCATTTGCAACAGGTCCTTCTCAGGCTTTAGAGCCTTCTGATTTTCTTCCTGGCGAGCTCTAACCCTCTTCAGTATCAGCAAGTCGACCTCTTCCCTTATCCGCAATAAGTCTTTGTTCGCCTTGGAAGGAAGAAATCTAGAGAATGCCATGAAAGGGAGTATCCATTGCCAATATAATTAATCTGTTTAGTACACGGAGACCGGACATCAAGAGAAACTACATACCTAAGATTGTGGAATCCAAACAATCGATCGGGCCTTGCTAAGGCGTGCTGAAGAGTCCTCAGTTTGGCGAAGATCTGCCTACCTTCCGCGTAAGAACTGCTGAAACATGCCCTTGCGATGACATTGGCGGACAGACTATTCACGTCTTCAGTTATATAGATGTCGGCCGCTGTTTCCTCGCTCTGTAAAATCATACCTTCCCATTTCTCGATCATTGCCATGGTCGAGTCAACCATCAAATCCATCATGCCCTGCATACAAACTATCTCCTGTTTCACGTTGCAGCGGTAAACACTTTTTTCTCTATAGGATCGCCATACAGCATGGTTGAACATTGAAGTACCTCATTACTGAATCCCCGTTTATACCAACCGAACAGATCGAGTTCTATCTTATTACCTTAACTTTGTCGAGGAAGAATTGTGGAGCAATTAGTTTTCTCTGAGAAGCCCAATTTTGTCCGGTGGCCCTCATAATGCCCTTGCCGAATAAAGGATTCGGCGTCTTTACTAGGGTTGACGGCTTATCCAAATCCAAAGGCCTTTGTAAGTTCAAAAACTTCACTAAATCCGGCCTATTCACGCACAAGTTCACCTGCTGCCTCGTCGAGTACATATACAGCGAGCCTGCATAGAAAAACCAGTACGTAAGTCCGGGATGGAACAGGCTATTACATGAATGGTATGTGAAAATTCCCCAGCCAACCAATATGGCCATCTATATTATCAAGATCACAAGAGTTTCATGATATTCAGTGATCATTAAAAGAACTAAGGACCTTCAAAGTGATCTGTTGATACTTGTGCTACAGAGCGGCGACTTCGTTTGACATCGTTTTAAGGCTAAAGCTAATGGTCAAGGGTTGGAACAACAGGACGTTGTAGCTTCGAAACAAGGGAGCGGTAAACATAATCGACATGGCAACAAATTCAGGGATGACATCCTCTTGTCTGATATCCACGTTGAA
Protein-coding sequences here:
- the LOC115752514 gene encoding cytochrome P450 714A1-like; protein product: MCWSFGVIIVCSLVLHAGNILWLNPRKLRRKLSEQGITGPPPRFYQGSIAEMRSIATRCKPEPLPRGQVSHGWARSIFPYLHHWALRYGSLYMYSTRQQVNLCVNRPDLVKFLNLQRPLDLDKPSTLVKTPNPLFGKGIMRATGQNWASQRKLIAPQFFLDKVKGMMDLMVDSTMAMIEKWEGMILQSEETAADIYITEDVNSLSANVIARACFSSSYAEGRQIFAKLRTLQHALARPDRLFGFHNLRFLPSKANKDLLRIREEVDLLILKRVRARQEENQKALKPEKDLLQMILESADANGAMNEKACDSFVVDSCKNIYFAGHETTATTISWSLMLLAVHPEWQDRIRSEILEFCGDRLCHRGSLDYEMLRKLKVLTMVIQETLRLYGPAIILVRETMTGIKLGEIDVPKGVVLWTSIPALHRDPENWGPDALEFKPERFKDGVSEACKHPQAYVPFGYGSRLCLGQTFAMLEMKIVLALILSRFSFLLSPEYQHSPVFRMVLAPEHGMRLVVRKI